A single Stutzerimonas stutzeri DNA region contains:
- the pcaF gene encoding 3-oxoadipyl-CoA thiolase: MTREVFICDAVRTPIGRFGGALAAVRADDLAATPIRALLERNPGLDPAAIEEVFMGSANQAGEDNRNVARMAALLAGLPETVPGVTLNRLCASGMDAVGSAFRAIACGEMELAIAGGVESMTRAPYVMGKADTAFGRTQKIEDTTIGWRFINPRMKEMYGVDAMPQTADNVAEEHHISREDQDAFALRSQQRTGKAQAAGFFAEEIVPVVIKGRKGDTVVDTDEHPRPDTTAEALAKLKPVNGPDKTVTAGNASGVNDGAAALILASAEAVQKYGLTPRAKVLGMASAGVAPRVMGYGPVPAVRKLCERLNLAVSDFDVIELNEAFAAQALAVTRDLGLEDDSPKVNPQGGAIALGHPLGMSGARLVLTTVHALEKSGGKLGLATMCVGVGQGLALAVERV; the protein is encoded by the coding sequence GTGACACGCGAAGTCTTTATCTGCGACGCCGTACGCACACCCATCGGCCGCTTCGGCGGTGCGCTGGCCGCGGTGCGCGCCGACGACCTGGCGGCAACCCCGATCAGAGCATTGCTGGAGCGCAATCCCGGGCTCGATCCGGCTGCGATCGAAGAAGTCTTCATGGGCAGCGCCAACCAGGCCGGCGAAGACAACCGCAACGTGGCACGAATGGCGGCGCTGCTTGCGGGGCTGCCGGAAACCGTGCCGGGCGTGACGCTCAACCGTCTTTGCGCCTCGGGCATGGATGCGGTGGGCAGTGCGTTCCGTGCCATCGCCTGCGGCGAAATGGAGCTGGCGATCGCCGGCGGCGTCGAGTCCATGACCCGCGCGCCGTATGTGATGGGCAAGGCCGATACGGCATTTGGCCGCACGCAGAAGATCGAGGACACCACCATCGGCTGGCGCTTCATCAACCCCAGGATGAAGGAAATGTACGGCGTCGATGCGATGCCGCAGACCGCCGACAACGTGGCTGAAGAGCACCACATCAGCCGAGAGGACCAGGATGCGTTTGCGCTGCGCAGCCAGCAGCGTACCGGCAAGGCACAGGCCGCCGGCTTCTTCGCCGAGGAAATCGTTCCCGTGGTGATCAAGGGCCGCAAGGGTGACACGGTGGTCGACACCGACGAGCATCCGCGTCCTGATACCACCGCCGAAGCGTTGGCCAAGCTCAAGCCGGTCAACGGTCCGGACAAGACCGTCACGGCGGGCAACGCCTCGGGCGTCAACGACGGCGCGGCAGCGCTGATCCTCGCCAGTGCCGAGGCGGTGCAGAAGTACGGCCTTACGCCGCGCGCCAAGGTGCTGGGGATGGCCAGTGCGGGCGTTGCGCCGCGGGTCATGGGCTACGGGCCGGTGCCGGCGGTACGCAAGCTGTGCGAGCGTCTGAACCTGGCCGTGAGCGATTTCGACGTAATCGAACTCAACGAAGCCTTCGCCGCCCAGGCGCTAGCCGTCACGCGCGATCTGGGCCTGGAAGACGACAGCCCGAAGGTCAACCCGCAGGGCGGCGCGATTGCCCTTGGGCACCCGCTGGGCATGAGCGGCGCGCGTCTGGTGCTGACGACCGTGCACGCCCTGGAAAAATCCGGCGGCAAGCTCGGCCTGGCGACGATGTGCGTCGGCGTAGGGCAGGGTCTGGCACTGGCGGTTGAAAGGGTCTGA
- a CDS encoding CoA-transferase subunit beta, whose translation MNYSTHEMMTVAASRRLADGSVCFVGIGLPSKAANLARLTHAPDVVLIYESGPIGAKPSVLPLSIGDGELAETADTVVPTAEIFRYWLQGGRIDVGFLGAAQVDKYGNINTTVIGDYHQPKVRLPGAGGAPEIAGSAKQVLIILKQSHRTFVDKLAFITSVGFGEGGDHRKALGLPGNGPVGIITDLCIMEPEAGSNEFVVTSLHPGVTREQVIENTGWAIRFADNLGETTPPTEHELEALRALEARTAAAHGQSGGDE comes from the coding sequence ATGAACTACTCCACTCATGAAATGATGACGGTGGCCGCGTCACGCCGCCTGGCTGACGGCAGTGTCTGCTTCGTGGGCATCGGTCTGCCCTCGAAGGCGGCCAACCTGGCGCGCCTGACCCATGCGCCCGATGTCGTGCTGATCTACGAATCCGGTCCCATCGGCGCCAAGCCATCGGTACTTCCACTGTCCATCGGCGACGGTGAATTGGCCGAAACGGCCGATACGGTGGTGCCTACGGCGGAAATCTTCCGCTACTGGCTGCAAGGTGGGCGCATCGACGTCGGTTTTCTCGGCGCCGCGCAAGTCGACAAGTACGGCAACATCAACACCACGGTGATCGGCGACTATCACCAACCGAAAGTTCGCTTGCCAGGCGCGGGCGGAGCGCCGGAAATTGCCGGGTCGGCCAAGCAGGTGCTGATCATCCTCAAGCAGTCGCACCGCACATTTGTCGACAAGCTTGCGTTCATCACCTCGGTCGGTTTTGGTGAGGGTGGCGATCACCGCAAAGCGCTCGGCTTGCCGGGCAACGGGCCGGTGGGAATCATCACCGACCTGTGCATCATGGAGCCCGAAGCGGGGTCCAACGAATTCGTGGTGACGTCGCTGCACCCGGGTGTGACCCGGGAACAGGTCATCGAAAACACCGGTTGGGCGATTCGGTTTGCTGACAATCTTGGCGAAACCACGCCCCCGACCGAGCACGAACTGGAGGCTCTGCGCGCCCTGGAGGCCCGCACCGCCGCCGCCCACGGACAATCTGGAGGTGACGAGTGA
- a CDS encoding CoA transferase subunit A: MAELLPLNEAIDRFVSHGDTVALEGFTHLIPTAAAHEIIRQHKTDLTLVRMTPDLVYDLLIGAGCAKKLVFSWGGNPGVGSLHRLRDAVERQWPQPLEIEEHSHADLANAYVAGASGLPFAVLRAYLGSDLPKVNPTIKYIECPFTGEKLAAVPSVRPDVTVIHAQKADRKGNVLIAGILGVQKEAALAARRCIVTVEEIVDELHAPMNACVLPTWALTAVCHVPGGAHPSYAHGYYERDNRFYQQWDPIARDRDTFTAWIDEFIHGTEDFPAFQAKLAAQQEAKQ, translated from the coding sequence ATGGCCGAGCTTCTTCCCTTAAACGAGGCAATCGATCGCTTCGTCAGTCACGGCGACACCGTCGCCCTCGAAGGCTTCACCCACCTGATCCCCACTGCCGCCGCGCACGAAATCATCCGTCAGCACAAAACCGACCTGACGCTGGTTCGAATGACGCCTGATCTGGTCTATGACCTGCTGATCGGCGCCGGTTGCGCGAAGAAACTGGTGTTCTCCTGGGGCGGCAACCCCGGTGTCGGCTCGCTGCACCGGCTGCGCGACGCTGTCGAGAGGCAATGGCCACAGCCGTTGGAAATCGAAGAGCACAGCCACGCGGACCTTGCCAATGCCTATGTCGCCGGTGCGTCTGGTCTACCGTTCGCGGTGCTGCGCGCGTACCTGGGCTCCGACCTGCCCAAGGTCAACCCGACGATCAAATACATCGAATGCCCTTTCACGGGTGAGAAGCTCGCGGCCGTGCCGAGCGTGCGTCCCGATGTGACCGTGATCCACGCGCAGAAGGCTGACCGCAAGGGTAACGTGTTGATCGCCGGCATTCTCGGCGTGCAGAAGGAGGCCGCGCTGGCCGCCAGGCGTTGCATCGTCACCGTCGAGGAAATCGTCGATGAGCTTCACGCGCCGATGAACGCCTGCGTGCTGCCGACCTGGGCGCTTACTGCGGTATGCCATGTGCCGGGCGGTGCTCATCCGTCCTACGCACACGGCTATTACGAACGCGACAATCGCTTCTACCAGCAGTGGGACCCGATCGCCCGCGACCGCGACACGTTCACCGCCTGGATCGACGAATTCATTCACGGCACCGAAGATTTCCCGGCGTTTCAGGCCAAGCTGGCCGCGCAGCAGGAGGCCAAGCAATGA
- a CDS encoding IclR family transcriptional regulator domain-containing protein, translated as MKDESCPRNRPMAPAIIASPAKRIEALTGDPNFMTSLARGLAVIHAFQERKRHLTIAQISHRTEIPRAAVRRCLHTLIKLGYATTDGRTYSLLPKVLTLGHAYLSSTPLAVTAQPILDRLSDQLHEACSMATLEGDEVLYVARSATPQRLISVDLSVGSRLPAYCTSMGRILLAALDDAALDDYLEHANLQIKTSRTLHTPEAIRASVEIIRQQGWVIIDQELEVGLRSLAVPLKDSAGQVLAALNVGTHASRVTRQELETRFLPVLLEASKELSTRLFH; from the coding sequence ATGAAAGACGAATCCTGCCCTCGTAACCGCCCGATGGCGCCTGCCATCATCGCGTCGCCGGCCAAACGCATCGAAGCGCTGACCGGCGATCCGAACTTCATGACTTCGCTGGCACGCGGGCTGGCGGTGATTCATGCGTTTCAGGAGCGCAAGCGGCATCTGACCATCGCGCAGATCAGCCATCGCACGGAGATCCCGCGCGCGGCGGTTCGGCGTTGCCTGCATACCCTGATCAAACTGGGCTACGCCACTACCGATGGCCGCACGTATTCGCTGTTGCCCAAAGTGTTGACGCTCGGCCATGCGTATCTTTCCTCGACCCCGCTCGCGGTCACCGCGCAGCCGATCCTCGACCGCCTCAGCGATCAGCTCCACGAAGCCTGCTCGATGGCGACCCTGGAGGGAGACGAGGTGCTGTATGTCGCGCGGTCGGCCACGCCGCAGCGCTTGATTTCCGTCGATCTCAGCGTGGGCAGCCGGTTGCCGGCCTATTGCACATCCATGGGGCGGATTCTGCTCGCGGCGCTGGACGATGCGGCGCTGGACGACTACCTGGAACACGCCAACCTGCAGATCAAGACCAGTCGGACCCTGCACACGCCCGAGGCCATCCGTGCGTCCGTCGAGATCATCCGCCAGCAGGGATGGGTCATCATCGACCAGGAACTCGAGGTCGGTCTGCGCTCGCTGGCCGTGCCGTTGAAGGACTCGGCCGGCCAGGTGCTCGCCGCACTCAACGTCGGAACCCACGCCAGTCGAGTGACCCGGCAGGAACTGGAGACACGTTTCCTGCCCGTGTTGCTGGAGGCGAGCAAGGAGCTGAGTACCCGTCTCTTTCACTGA
- a CDS encoding OprD family porin, with product MSQRPRIAATIGAALCLPSAFAADEGFIEGTTATLQARNYYFSRDFSDIVGANQQSKSEEWAQGFILNVKSGYTPGTVGFGVDVLGQLGFKLDSSASRVNTGLLPAGSDGKAADNFGRLGAALKARLSKTELKLGELTPNLPVLTFSDIRLLPPTYQGASLVSQEIDGLTLQVGQLHSASVLNEAGDGKLRAKLGHVPQLAGHAQTDRFSYAGADYAFNDNRTSAGVWYAQLEDIYNQRFYGLKHSEPVGDWVFGANLGFYDSKEDGARLLGDIDNRALFSVLSAKRGGHTVSIGYQAMFGDDAFPRVFNNVSPLGNEVPTYEFAGADERSWQVRHDFDFSAVGVPGLVSTVRYIRGDNVDTGRGFEGQEWERDLDLGYTIQSGVLKNLGIRVRNVTARSNYRSDIDENRLIFNYTWQLL from the coding sequence ATGTCACAACGCCCCCGTATCGCAGCAACCATCGGCGCCGCCCTTTGCCTTCCCTCGGCCTTTGCTGCCGATGAAGGCTTCATCGAAGGCACCACGGCCACGCTGCAGGCTCGCAATTACTACTTCAGCCGAGACTTCTCCGACATCGTCGGCGCGAATCAACAGTCGAAGTCGGAGGAGTGGGCCCAAGGCTTCATCCTTAACGTGAAATCCGGCTATACGCCGGGCACGGTCGGCTTCGGCGTGGATGTGCTCGGTCAGCTGGGCTTCAAGCTCGACAGCAGCGCCAGTCGGGTCAACACCGGCCTGCTGCCGGCCGGCAGTGACGGCAAGGCGGCGGACAACTTCGGCCGCCTCGGCGCGGCGCTCAAGGCTCGGTTGTCGAAGACCGAGCTGAAGCTCGGCGAATTGACGCCGAACCTGCCGGTGCTGACGTTCAGCGATATCCGCCTGCTGCCGCCGACCTACCAGGGCGCTAGCCTCGTCTCGCAGGAAATCGATGGGCTGACGCTGCAAGTCGGGCAGCTTCACTCGGCCAGCGTGCTGAACGAGGCCGGAGACGGCAAGCTGCGGGCGAAGCTCGGGCATGTTCCGCAGCTGGCCGGTCATGCGCAAACCGATCGCTTCAGCTATGCCGGCGCCGACTATGCCTTCAACGACAACCGGACCTCGGCAGGCGTCTGGTACGCCCAGCTTGAAGATATCTACAACCAGCGTTTCTACGGCCTCAAGCACAGCGAGCCGGTGGGCGACTGGGTGTTCGGTGCCAACCTGGGTTTTTACGATTCGAAGGAAGACGGCGCGCGGCTGTTGGGCGATATCGACAACCGGGCGCTGTTCAGCGTGCTGTCCGCCAAACGCGGCGGGCACACCGTATCGATCGGCTATCAAGCGATGTTCGGCGACGACGCCTTCCCCAGGGTGTTCAACAATGTCAGCCCGCTGGGCAATGAAGTGCCCACCTATGAATTCGCCGGCGCCGACGAGCGCTCCTGGCAGGTGCGCCACGATTTCGATTTTTCGGCGGTCGGTGTGCCGGGTCTGGTGTCCACGGTGCGCTATATCCGCGGCGACAACGTCGACACCGGGCGAGGCTTCGAGGGCCAGGAGTGGGAGCGCGACCTGGACCTTGGCTACACAATCCAGAGCGGTGTACTGAAGAACCTCGGGATACGGGTGCGCAACGTCACGGCACGATCCAACTACCGCAGCGACATCGACGAGAACCGGCTGATCTTCAACTACACCTGGCAACTGCTGTAA
- a CDS encoding benzoate/H(+) symporter BenE family transporter — MKTLLRDLSLSAVVAGFIATVISYAGPLVIIFQAAKAGGLAHDVLSSWIWSISIGSGILGIVLSLRYKVPIIIAWSAPGSALLVTMLPDISMNQAVGAYLVSSLIILLVGLSGAFDKIIHKLPAAISAGMLAGILFRFGTGLFVSVKEQPWLVLAMFGTYLMFKRVMPRYAVMAVLVVGVAMALASGELHREALVIGLAVPVWITPEFSWQVMLGVAFPLVMVALTGQFVPGMAVLRNDGYQTPASPLIASSALGTMLLAPFGCHGLNLAAITAAICSGKESHEDPRKRYIAGISGGVFYLLLGVFGATLVSIFTAFPAALVAALAGLALLAAIGGALSAAMSVPEDREAALITFLVTASGMSFLGLSAAFWGLIFGIAAHLLLTLRRPPALLPASPPASLDEEQTAR; from the coding sequence ATGAAAACGCTACTCAGAGACCTCTCCTTGTCCGCGGTGGTCGCGGGCTTCATCGCGACGGTGATTTCCTATGCCGGGCCGTTGGTGATCATTTTCCAGGCGGCCAAGGCGGGCGGGCTTGCGCACGACGTGCTGTCGTCCTGGATCTGGAGCATCTCCATCGGCAGCGGGATACTCGGGATCGTCCTGAGCCTGCGCTACAAGGTGCCGATCATCATTGCCTGGTCTGCGCCCGGTTCGGCATTGCTGGTAACCATGTTGCCCGACATCAGCATGAACCAGGCCGTCGGCGCCTATCTGGTGTCGAGCCTGATCATCCTGCTGGTCGGGCTGTCCGGCGCGTTCGACAAGATCATCCACAAGCTGCCCGCAGCCATCTCTGCCGGAATGCTCGCAGGCATCCTGTTTCGCTTCGGGACCGGCCTGTTCGTGTCGGTCAAGGAACAACCCTGGCTGGTGCTGGCGATGTTCGGGACCTACCTGATGTTCAAGCGCGTGATGCCGCGCTACGCCGTGATGGCCGTGCTGGTAGTCGGCGTCGCGATGGCCCTTGCCAGCGGCGAACTGCACCGCGAGGCGCTGGTCATCGGCCTCGCGGTACCGGTCTGGATCACGCCGGAGTTCAGCTGGCAGGTCATGCTCGGCGTGGCGTTCCCACTGGTCATGGTGGCGCTGACCGGCCAGTTCGTACCCGGCATGGCCGTGCTGCGAAACGATGGCTACCAGACCCCCGCGAGCCCGCTCATCGCCAGCAGCGCGCTGGGCACGATGCTGTTGGCACCGTTCGGTTGCCACGGCCTGAACCTGGCGGCGATCACCGCGGCAATCTGTTCCGGAAAGGAATCCCATGAGGACCCACGCAAACGTTACATCGCTGGCATCTCCGGCGGAGTGTTCTACCTGCTGCTGGGCGTCTTCGGCGCCACCCTGGTATCGATCTTCACAGCCTTTCCCGCCGCGCTGGTCGCTGCGCTCGCCGGCCTGGCATTGCTGGCCGCCATCGGTGGCGCGCTGAGTGCCGCCATGTCGGTGCCCGAAGACCGTGAAGCCGCGTTGATCACCTTTCTGGTCACCGCATCGGGCATGTCGTTCCTCGGCCTGTCCGCGGCTTTCTGGGGATTGATCTTCGGTATCGCCGCGCACCTGCTGTTGACGCTCAGGCGACCACCGGCACTGCTGCCTGCCAGCCCGCCGGCATCGCTGGACGAGGAACAAACCGCTCGCTGA
- the catA gene encoding catechol 1,2-dioxygenase yields the protein MTVKISHSPDIQNFFKQASGFDTDRGNTRLKTIINRVLLDSVKIIEDLEITQDEFWKAVDYINRLGGRNEAGLLVAGLGLEHFLDLLEDAKDAQIGLTGGTPRTIEGPLYVAGAPMAEGEARMDDGSEDGIATVMFLHGKVTGPDGKPLVGAIVDLWHANTQGNYSYFDKTQSDYNLRRRIITDAEGRYRARSIVPSGYGCSPDGPTQELLDLLGRHGQRPAHIHFFISAPGHRHLTTQINLSGDKYLWDDFAYATRDGLVGDIHFNDDPQAAQARGVAGRFAEVAFDFQLQQAPAPQAEQRSQRPRALQDA from the coding sequence ATGACTGTGAAAATTTCCCATTCGCCCGACATCCAGAACTTCTTCAAGCAAGCCAGCGGCTTCGACACCGACCGGGGCAACACCCGATTGAAGACCATCATCAACCGCGTGCTGCTGGACAGCGTGAAGATCATCGAGGACCTGGAAATTACCCAGGATGAATTCTGGAAAGCCGTGGACTATATCAACCGTCTCGGGGGACGCAATGAAGCGGGGCTGCTGGTGGCCGGGCTTGGCCTCGAACATTTCCTGGATCTGCTCGAAGACGCCAAGGACGCGCAGATCGGCCTGACCGGTGGCACGCCCCGCACCATCGAAGGTCCGCTGTACGTCGCCGGCGCACCGATGGCCGAGGGCGAGGCCCGTATGGACGACGGCAGCGAAGACGGCATCGCCACGGTGATGTTCCTGCACGGCAAGGTCACAGGCCCGGACGGCAAGCCTTTGGTCGGCGCCATCGTCGACCTCTGGCACGCCAATACCCAAGGCAACTATTCCTATTTCGACAAGACCCAGTCGGACTACAACCTGCGCCGCCGCATCATCACCGACGCCGAGGGCCGTTACCGGGCGCGCAGCATCGTGCCGTCCGGCTATGGTTGCTCGCCGGACGGACCGACGCAGGAGCTGCTGGATCTACTCGGACGGCATGGGCAGCGTCCCGCCCATATCCACTTCTTCATCTCGGCGCCCGGTCATCGTCACCTGACCACCCAGATCAACCTGTCGGGCGACAAATACCTGTGGGACGATTTCGCCTATGCGACACGCGACGGGCTGGTGGGTGACATTCATTTCAACGACGACCCGCAGGCCGCGCAAGCCCGTGGCGTAGCGGGGCGGTTCGCCGAGGTGGCGTTCGATTTCCAGCTGCAACAGGCGCCCGCGCCCCAGGCCGAGCAGCGCAGCCAGCGACCGCGCGCCTTGCAGGACGCCTGA
- the catC gene encoding muconolactone Delta-isomerase, producing MLFHVKMTVKLPVDMDPAKAAKIKAEEKELAQGLMREGKWRHLWRIAGQYANYSLFDVASVQELHDTLMQLPLYPYMEIEINALCRHPSSIREDDT from the coding sequence ATGCTGTTCCACGTAAAGATGACCGTAAAACTGCCGGTCGACATGGACCCGGCAAAGGCCGCGAAGATCAAGGCCGAGGAAAAGGAGCTGGCCCAGGGTTTGATGCGTGAAGGCAAGTGGCGCCACTTGTGGCGCATCGCCGGACAGTACGCCAACTACAGCCTGTTCGACGTGGCCAGCGTGCAAGAGCTGCACGACACCCTGATGCAGCTGCCGCTCTATCCCTACATGGAGATCGAAATCAATGCCCTGTGCCGGCACCCCTCGTCAATCCGCGAAGACGATACCTGA
- a CDS encoding muconate cycloisomerase family protein, with translation MSTVLIEGIQTLIVDLPTIRPHKLAMHTMQKQTLVIIRVRCSDGVEGIGESTTIGGLAYGNESPESIKTNIDSHLGPLLVGQDAANINAAMQRLDKAAKGNTFAKSGLESALLDAQGKRLGLPVSELLGGRLRDSLEVAWTLASGDTGQDIAEAERMLDIRRHRVFKLKIGANEVNADLKHVIAIKKALGERASVRVDVNQYWDESQAIRACQVLGENGIDLIEQPISRINRSGQVRLNQRSPAPIMADESIESVEDAFSLAADGAASIFALKIAKNGGPRAVLRTAQIAEAAGIALYGGTMLEGSVGTLASAHAFVTLKQLTWGTELFGPLLLTEEIVTEAPVYRDFQLEVPRTPGLGLTLDEERLAFFSRK, from the coding sequence ATGAGTACAGTCCTGATCGAAGGCATCCAGACACTGATCGTCGACCTGCCGACGATTCGTCCCCACAAGCTGGCGATGCACACCATGCAGAAGCAGACGCTGGTCATCATCCGGGTTCGCTGCAGCGACGGCGTCGAAGGGATCGGCGAGTCCACCACCATCGGAGGCCTGGCCTACGGCAACGAGAGCCCGGAGAGCATCAAGACCAATATCGACAGCCATCTCGGGCCGTTGCTGGTGGGCCAGGACGCCGCCAACATCAACGCAGCCATGCAGCGTCTGGACAAGGCGGCCAAGGGCAACACCTTCGCCAAGTCCGGTCTGGAAAGCGCGCTGCTCGATGCGCAGGGCAAGCGCCTCGGTCTGCCGGTCAGCGAACTGCTTGGCGGGCGCCTGCGCGACAGTCTGGAGGTCGCCTGGACGCTTGCCAGCGGCGACACCGGGCAGGACATCGCCGAAGCCGAGCGCATGCTCGATATCCGCCGCCACCGCGTGTTCAAGCTGAAGATCGGCGCCAACGAGGTGAATGCCGATCTCAAGCATGTCATTGCGATCAAGAAAGCGCTGGGGGAGCGCGCCAGCGTGCGCGTCGACGTCAATCAGTATTGGGATGAATCGCAGGCGATTCGCGCCTGCCAGGTCCTCGGCGAGAACGGCATCGACCTGATCGAGCAACCGATCTCACGCATCAACCGCAGCGGGCAGGTGCGCCTGAATCAACGAAGCCCGGCGCCGATCATGGCCGACGAATCCATTGAAAGCGTCGAGGACGCCTTCAGCCTTGCTGCGGACGGCGCGGCCAGCATCTTCGCCCTCAAGATTGCCAAGAATGGCGGCCCTCGCGCGGTGCTGCGCACCGCGCAGATTGCCGAAGCGGCCGGTATTGCCCTGTACGGCGGGACCATGCTCGAAGGGTCGGTCGGCACCCTGGCCTCGGCGCATGCCTTCGTCACCCTCAAGCAACTGACCTGGGGCACCGAGTTGTTCGGGCCGCTGCTGCTCACCGAAGAAATCGTCACCGAGGCGCCGGTCTACCGCGACTTCCAGCTGGAAGTGCCGCGCACGCCGGGCCTGGGCCTGACACTCGATGAAGAGCGCCTGGCGTTCTTCAGTCGCAAGTAA
- a CDS encoding MFS transporter has translation MRQIDVPEIIDNARFNRFHWMVMALCALLLIFDGYDLFIYGVVLPSVMQQWNLSPLEAGALGSYALFGMMFGALAFGSLADRIGRKKGIAICFALFSCATILNGFASNPTEFGVCRFIAGLGCGGLMPNAVALMNEYAPKRLRSTLVAIMFSGYSVGGMLSAGVGIFMLPRFGWESMFFAAALPLLLLPLILWYLPESIGFLVRQGRIEQARALLKRVDPQRDLRLDDQLLMVEAKKRGTSVIELFREGRALRTLCLWVAFFCCLLMVYALSSWLPKLMANAGYSLGSSLSFLLALNFGGMFGAILGGYLGDRFNLVKVMVAFFIAAGVSISLLGFNSPMPILYLLIAVAGATTIGTQILLYAGAAQLYGLSIRSTGLGWASGIGRNGAIVGPLLGGALMGINLPLQLNFMAFAIPGVIAALAMTLFAISAQRAQAAPAPLAAGAA, from the coding sequence ATGCGACAGATAGACGTACCCGAAATCATCGACAACGCGCGGTTCAACCGCTTCCACTGGATGGTCATGGCGCTTTGCGCGCTGCTACTGATCTTCGACGGCTATGACCTGTTCATCTATGGCGTGGTCCTGCCATCGGTGATGCAGCAATGGAATCTCAGCCCGCTGGAAGCCGGCGCGCTGGGAAGCTATGCGTTGTTCGGCATGATGTTTGGCGCCCTGGCGTTCGGCAGCCTGGCAGACCGGATCGGGCGCAAGAAAGGCATTGCGATCTGCTTCGCGCTGTTCTCCTGCGCCACCATTCTCAACGGTTTCGCCAGCAACCCGACCGAGTTCGGCGTCTGCCGGTTCATCGCCGGCCTCGGCTGCGGTGGCCTGATGCCCAATGCGGTGGCGCTGATGAACGAGTACGCGCCGAAGCGGCTGCGCAGCACCCTGGTTGCGATCATGTTCAGTGGCTATTCGGTCGGCGGCATGCTGTCGGCGGGTGTTGGTATTTTCATGCTGCCGCGTTTCGGCTGGGAGTCGATGTTCTTCGCCGCCGCGCTGCCGTTGCTGCTGTTGCCGCTGATCCTCTGGTATCTGCCCGAATCCATCGGTTTCCTGGTGCGCCAGGGGCGCATCGAGCAGGCGCGCGCGCTGCTCAAACGGGTGGACCCGCAACGTGATCTTCGCCTGGACGATCAGTTGTTGATGGTCGAGGCGAAGAAGCGCGGCACCTCGGTGATCGAGTTGTTCCGCGAGGGCCGCGCGCTGCGCACGCTGTGCCTCTGGGTGGCGTTTTTCTGCTGCCTGCTGATGGTCTACGCGCTCAGCTCCTGGTTGCCCAAGCTGATGGCCAACGCCGGCTACAGCCTGGGCTCGAGCCTGTCGTTCCTGCTCGCGCTGAACTTCGGCGGCATGTTCGGTGCGATTCTTGGCGGCTACCTGGGTGATCGATTCAATCTGGTCAAGGTGATGGTGGCGTTCTTCATTGCGGCCGGGGTTTCCATCAGCCTGCTTGGCTTCAACAGCCCCATGCCCATCCTTTACCTGCTGATTGCCGTGGCCGGCGCCACCACCATCGGCACGCAGATCCTGCTGTACGCCGGTGCCGCGCAGCTTTACGGGTTGTCGATCCGCTCCACGGGGCTTGGTTGGGCATCGGGCATCGGCCGCAACGGTGCGATCGTCGGCCCATTGCTGGGTGGCGCGCTGATGGGCATCAACCTCCCGCTGCAACTGAACTTCATGGCCTTCGCCATTCCCGGCGTGATCGCGGCGCTGGCCATGACCCTGTTTGCCATCAGTGCGCAGCGCGCCCAGGCGGCCCCAGCTCCCCTGGCCGCTGGCGCGGCCTGA
- a CDS encoding 1,6-dihydroxycyclohexa-2,4-diene-1-carboxylate dehydrogenase, giving the protein MNKRFASKVAVITGAAQGIGRRVAERMAEEGGRLVLVDRSELVHELADELGARGVEVITLTADLEQFGDCHRVMDTAKERFGRLDILVNNVGGTIWAKPFEHYREQEIEAEVRRSLFPTLWCCHAALPHMLEQGSGAIVNVSSIATRSLNRVPYGAAKGGVNALTACLAFENAQRGIRVNATAPGGTEAPPRRIPRNTAEQSEQDKRWYQQIVDQTVDSTLMKRYGTIDEQAGAILFLASDDASYITGVTLPVGGGDLG; this is encoded by the coding sequence ATGAACAAGCGTTTTGCAAGCAAAGTGGCGGTCATCACGGGCGCCGCGCAGGGCATCGGCCGCCGAGTGGCCGAGCGCATGGCCGAGGAGGGCGGGCGCCTGGTACTGGTCGATCGCTCCGAGCTGGTCCACGAACTGGCGGATGAGTTGGGTGCCAGGGGTGTCGAGGTGATCACCCTGACTGCCGATCTGGAGCAGTTCGGCGACTGTCACCGAGTCATGGATACGGCCAAGGAGCGCTTCGGTCGTCTCGACATTCTGGTCAACAACGTCGGCGGCACCATCTGGGCCAAGCCCTTCGAACACTACCGGGAGCAGGAGATCGAGGCGGAAGTCCGGCGCTCGCTGTTTCCCACGCTGTGGTGTTGCCATGCCGCACTGCCGCACATGCTCGAGCAGGGCAGTGGCGCGATCGTCAACGTGTCTTCGATCGCGACCCGCAGCCTCAACCGTGTGCCCTATGGCGCGGCCAAGGGCGGCGTGAATGCACTGACCGCCTGCCTCGCCTTCGAGAACGCCCAGCGCGGTATTCGCGTCAACGCCACCGCACCCGGCGGTACAGAGGCGCCGCCGCGGCGTATCCCGCGCAATACGGCGGAGCAGAGCGAGCAGGACAAGCGCTGGTACCAGCAGATCGTCGACCAGACCGTCGATTCAACGTTGATGAAGCGCTACGGGACCATAGACGAGCAGGCCGGGGCGATTCTTTTCCTCGCCTCGGACGATGCGTCCTACATCACCGGCGTCACCCTGCCCGTAGGCGGTGGTGACCTGGGCTGA